The Arachis ipaensis cultivar K30076 chromosome B07, Araip1.1, whole genome shotgun sequence genomic interval ttgcatgctaagttttagtagtttaaattcttgtttatgactctcAACCCTGgcattctaaccaatattgatgcatatgcttgcccattctcttgaggacgacttgagaccaatactctcggttactttttATTGGGGTTAAATTTGTGACAACCATATCAAAATTTGATTGATAGGGTTATTTGTCGGTTTAGGACTATACTATGACATGATTTTTGGTGATAAAATATAGACCAGCAATAATCctaacatcaaatttttggtgctGTTGCTGGGAAATAGATGCAATGTGTGCTttaatattggttatgtgaatatgtgaatattgtgaatagtttacttgctttcattagTTTGTTTTTAGTTTAGATTTTCTTTAATGCCTGAGCTATGACTTCTAAGTTGAATGACTTGGTCTCAACCGGATcctagcttagccgagtttgataCCGAAATTAAAAGAACCTTACTtcatactcggcaagctagacgtcGGTTGGATTACACGTTTAGTGCTTCGGCCCCTCTTGAGGAATCTTCCGAAACACTAGACCGAACCAAGAGTGATCAAGAGTCCACATTCAACGAAGGAACTTTCTATTCCTCTGTTAGTACTACTGATATATCCTTGCATACTACAGGTGAAAACCACATGGCGGAGCCATGTAGGATTaccttgcatgagcaaggagcacCGGATCTCATTCTTCAACCATTGCAAGCTAGGTATCCGAATCTTGACCCCAATTTTAAGTTGAAGAATAGTCTGATTAACTTACTGCCTAAGTACCATGGACTACCAAGCCAAGACCCCATTAGGCACTTGAGAGACTTTCAAGTAGCTTGCTCTACGACTCGAAGGCATGGCGCTGATGAAAtcgctatcatggtttttgctttccccttctctcttgaggggcaAGCAAAAGAGTGGTTCTACTCCCAACCTGATGAAGTGGTGACTGAATAGGACTTATTAAGAAGAGAATTCTTAGATAAGTTCtttcggagaagaccgactatatCCAGAAGGAAATTTATGGTATAATGCAAAAAGACCAAGAGACACTCTATGAATATTGGACTCGATTTAAGAGGTcgttggaatcttgtccacatcaAGAGTTAGATACTCgtttgctcattagctacttcatgGAGGTCTCTATGCACCAGATAAGAGATTGCTTACCGCCTCTAGTGTTGGCTCTCTTTCTAAGAACAAGACGGCAGCGAAAGCATGGAGTTTGATCAATGATGTTGCCGAAGCTATCCAACATGTGAGAGTAAAGAATAATCCTCCTAAGAGTGTGGCAGAAACATCTTCTTCCAACTTGGCTTTGACTAAAGTGTTTGGAGAAATGACCACTCTCCTCAAGGAGATTCACCAAGGGCAAAAGGCATCTCAAtcaatccaagccatccaagcccacCTCAAATCCTCCAACTTGAAGGACCTCCTAGAGTTTGTGGTGTGTGATCTTGTACCTCACACTATACCAACCAATGCCCTCAAGTCCAAGGGGATTACACTCTTGTGATAGCCAACaactacaacaaccgtccaccccaTCAATCTCATAATCAAAGCAATTACTCCCATGGTAACAGCtctaatcaagggtggagggacaatTCTCAAGGAAATAaccacaatcaaagatggaaccaaGGCAACACATCTTCTCAATATCACAACAATacctaccaagccaaccaaaatcaccatAATCAACCATACCAACACTCACAATAAAACCAAGCCAACAACTATAGATAACAACCACCTCACCAAAGACAATAAACTAATCAACCTTCTTCCTCTTCCACAAACAAGGTGATGACTCTCACCGTGCACTCAACCAAGAACAAGAGAGACTTAGGGCTATCATAGAGAAAAATGAAGAGAACACTAGAAATCTCAATGCACAAGTTGGTAATATAAGTGCTCAAATGTCCTCTAAAGCCGAGATACTCTCAAGGTTGACCCTACCTCCTACCAATAATACCAACACCACCCAAGTCTCTAGCTCTTCTAGCCTTCCATCCTAACCTATTCTAAACCCAAGGGATAGCATCAATGCAATTACCTTGAGGAGTGGTACAACACTCGAGGAAGTTGAGCCCAAGCCTATCAAGTTGGCGGAGGATGTTCCTAATATAGAAGTTGGTGAAACAATGGAGATAGATGAAGATgaaaaggaggaagaagttgcaaaggaagaagaagagcaaTTGAAGGCCAAGGAACCGAAGAGGAAGAATAACTTAGAGGAACAAATTCCTATACCTTTTCCTACAGTAGCCAAGAAGGCCAAGAAGCATGAGGAGCTTGATCCTAACATAGTGCAAATCTTTAAGAATGTGGAGGTAACTATTCCACTATTTGATGCCATACATCAAGTCTCGAAATATGCTAAATTCCTTAAAGATGTGTGCACTCACAAAGAGAAGATTGGTGGACTAGGGACGAATCTATTAGGTAATTCTATTTCTTCTGTGATGGATGATTttcctgaaaaatatagtgatctCAGTCCTTGCTTGGTATCTTGTATGATTGGTGATATTCAACTTAAGGATTATGTATGTGACCTAGGGTTGTGTGTGAGCATTATGCCACTCTCGATTTATGAAAAGTTGAACTTTGCACCATTGAGGCGATCCAGGGCCAGGTTTGTGCTAGCAGATAAGAGTATCATTTCGGTTGTGGGTATTGTTGAGAATGTACTGGTGAGAATTCAGGACTTAACTTTTTCGGTGGATTTCCATATCTTAGAGACGCCTCCCATTGATTTGGATAGGTCATCCTCCATCTTACTTGGGAGGCCATTCTGAAAGACATCCCGATTTAAACTAGATGTATTTTCTGGAGATTACTCATTTGAAGCCAAAGAAAAAGTGGTGAAGTTTAAATTGGAGGAAATAATGAGGCAACCTCTAGAGGTACATTCAATTTTCAGTTGTGACATTGTTGAAGATGATGTAGTTAAAGAACACTTTGGAAGTGATGGTAAGATAAGTGTCAATAGAGACTTGGGTATAAGAGGAGTTAGCAAGAAAAAGGGAAAGGATCCACAACTTCCACATTCTCAAGGAAACAAGGCACCCAATCATGATTCAATTGACAAGTGGAAGCATCTCCCCTTGAAGGACACTCTTACCAAGACCAGCAAGAAGGACAAGATCGATATCCTTGAGGATATTCCAAAGAGGTGGTCGCAAGCTCATGACCGTCCAACTTTAGGACGTTAAAGAAaactgctaggtgggagacaccctaccatggtatgatccaCCTTGTACATAGTTTTTTGCATGTAGTTTTAGagtctttgtttgattttgttgagtttgtttaAGTATGCTTGAATTACCATTTGCTTCATGAGGATTTTATTGATCCTGGTTTGGTTAAATTggcaattttgaagaaaaatgatTGATCTTTGTTATTGCATGAAATTCTAAGTGCTTTTGAAGTAACTAGCTTGTATGAATGCCAAGATTATGCTATAATTATCTTCCCTcgtgtttttttttaaaaaaaggggcGCTCCACGCGTGAGCCTGGACGACGCACACGCATCAAATTCACTGTCgcaactcctggtacaaaaaccagagttgTGATAGAACTGTGCGGGTGGGGTGCCAGGAGCACAATCcatcccacgcgtgcgcgtaggtgACGCATATGCGTCCCCCTTTTTTTGCACATCCACGCGTGAGCATGGGCAATGCGCATGCGTCGTATGCTAATGTTGGAGCTCCTAGTACAAAaatcagagagttgtgctggaattGTGTGGCCTTTGTACGAAAATCATGATTAGACCCCACGCGTATGCGCAGCTGACGCGTACGCAcagctgacgcatacgcgtcccctTTCTTTTCTGCTAGCCACGCATAGGCGTGGATGACGCTCACGTGTCAAATCCTCCTTTCcgcttcccacgcgtacgcgtggatgaagcGCGCGCGTCACATGTCCGACACAACTTACAGGGCGCGCAGCCCTGTTTCTTCCCACTTCAATTTCTTTCTTCtactccttctttctttcttcttccttctccttgCCACCTCTTCTTCGCCCATAACCACCAACGACCTCAACCGCCAGCGACCACCACCTCCGGTGGTCCTACATCTTCTCTTTCCTCTCTTTTTCTCCTTCCTCTTGTCCTATTCTCACTTACACTCAACCTCACTTTCTTCCCTCTTTCAAGGTCTCatttctctcctttctcttttgtttctttttaagaATTTTTCTTTACTATTGCACTTAATTACTCTACTCTCTTTCTTCTtagttacattttaattttgttgttcACTCTTGTTTCTTTTCCTTCCTTTTATATTCTTGCATGGGTgttgagtttcatttactttttGAATTGGTGGATTAtttcatatctcttagcttgtTTGTGTTATATGGTGTTGTTATGGTAGATGACATTCTATTTTGGGGCAAATTCCCCTTGGAGTCATCAAACTTGCTTGTTATTTATACTTttcacaccaagtgtttgtgaaaaagatccaatgacatctttgttCATTGTTGACCTTTTTCTTCTAACTTAGTGCCTTTTTTCATAACACTTGCGCTACATGAGCATTGAGcgtcattttcatgatttttcataATCAAATGCTCATTATTTGTGGTTTGCTATGCTTGTAGCGTCATATGAGAATGAGTGGTTCAATGCTCTCTAACCCCACATTCTTCAATTTCTagacttcattgtcttggagttaGTTGAGCCAATAGTTTTCCTATGATTCCCACCATTCTTGCATGTGTTTATCATTGTTGTTATCAATGCTTGAGTTTATCCTTCTCATCCTTTATTCTTGCATGCCTCTTTCACTCTTGCATCTAGTGCTAGTGAGGTACCTCCATGATTATCTTGACGTCTTACTTGCATGTAGTAGCTACCATGTCTTTAAGACATTTCACTTTTTTGTGGCATTAATCCTCacttgtatttttttaattttggtatTTCTTTCTCTGAGTTTAATGTTTCCTCTTTTTTGTttcctttcaggatggccaccaagaagggaaaagaaaaggcCTCTAATGAGACACATAAAAAAAGGCCAACTCAAAGAGTGGCCACTAAGGCGCAAACTTCCTCAAAGGCCAAGCCACTTTCTAAGTGGTTGCAGAATTCTAGCCACATTGATGAGGCAGAAAAGGAAGTTCCCACAAGATTCACCAACCCATGTACGGAGGAAACTGACACTCTGGAGTCCACTTCGGATCATGGCAAAGAAGTAATAAAAAGGTGAACATGGAGACGTCTTTGTTTCACCATCCTATAGTCATTGCAAGTGACACTCCCAGACCCACTCTGCTCATCACTGATTGCATGGAGGACCATACAAATTTCTAAATGTGGGAAGGTCGTTTATCGACTTCCGTAGGTAACAACCCCTTTCTCCAACACCCATATCTTAGTTGTCTTTGTTAGTTAGCATAATTTGCTTTTTGAAGttaattgcattgcatgatagctTTAGAGCTTGTACATATTCCACTTATCTTTGTGTTAGAACTACTTGGTTAGAGCAATgattttttttcaagaaactattttagggcaccttaccaatttgaaaaatttttttgtgttgaacttgcttgaaggaattaattttggaacaGGTTTTTTAGCTAACaacacacaagcatgtgagttttgagcttaattgcgtggttacatcatataactacttattttcattcttgtgtgcattattctctttctatgattgcaatctttgatttattttattctttatgtccattcttttgtgtatgaatgcatttatatgattgaggccgttatttcaatagctcacttacccaaatagccttaccttttatctaccattgttagctaattttgagcctatgttaaacccctttttgttctttaatttagcacatcactacccctaagtgaaaaacaataaatgtcctctaatttggatctttgattagcttaggctagtgagagtgtgtgtcatttaagtggaAGGAAAGTTTGGGAACATTGgtagaggtaaaagtgtatttttgtattttttattgaaaatattgggaagtgggtacacactcatgtattgaatgtttaaaccatatgcattggtaactttgtatataattcatcaaaagaaaaagagaaaaataaagaaaaaatgtggaaaaagaaaaagaaaaataaaaaaaaaatatatagaaaaagaaagcaataaaaatgggtcaaaatgccccaaggtgaagccaataataaccaatgcatatgggttgtgaattgaaagagaatgcatgagtgtgtgaaaaagtgaataaatggggaactcatgaagaaataaagaaatggagaaataaagaaatgaaaaagtgaaaaagcatgtaaaaatggagaactcatgaagaaatgaaggaatcgcaaaagctgtcaagccgacctcttcgcacttaattgaccataacttgagctacagatatccaaatgatgtggttctagttgcgttggaaaattAATatttggggcttcaaaatgatataatatttgccatagtttcatcgtggataggggcgcgcacgcgcacagtacgcgtacgcACTGATGGTTGCACATGCTTCACTTAATACAACTCGTGGctagcgattttagaagccttgtgggcccaatccaactcatttctgatgctatttaagccaaggattgaaagggaattaacatacttttgatcattagtcatagtttaagttttagaagtagttagagttagtttctagagagagaaactctcacttctctctagaattaggattaggttttagatctagatctagttcttcttctctcttttaattttcctttttcttccctaattgctctcttgtagttgtagaatgcttcttctcttgtaattcctttgtattgttagttgtagtttatgaactttcttttgtagatctacattttcttcttcaattcaattggtaagttctttgttgtttcataattgttttgattttctattgttaatctcttgcttttgtagttagatctctctttaattcttgcaattctctacttttatgttgacgCACTTTTGTtccttttccttttaatgcaatttatgttttcatgttccttttattgttcatttgaattgttgttgtttaattccttgcatttgagtagtgtagatttactttccttgcaattttacaatgctttccttttattcctttcaagtgtttgataaaatggttGGAagaattttagagtagattttagtgctcttggcttggaaagataacttaggaactcttgagttactaatgtccaagtgattgacgattgggagccattaactctagatctcactaattgaattggtagagaactaggacttatggacttggattgacatagctcatttgactttcctttattagttagaggatgacttaatgggattaatccttgccaattctcatgttgtggttagtgattaggatagagatccttgaccaccaaaccttgccaagatctttttagctattagtttactttctttgccatttatatttcatgtctcttatcaaaaccccaaaaatacatcataaccaataacaagaacactttgttgcaattcctagggagaacgacccgaggttcaatacttcggtttataaatttaagggtttgttacctgtgacaaacaaatttttgtatgaaaggattattggttggtttagaaactatacttgtaacgagtattcatttatgaattctaaaccacacaaaagtcttctcatcaaaatggcgccattgccagggagttgcaatagtgttatgttattggttattgtatatatgtgaatattgtgaatagcttaatTTTTGGCTTGCTTGTtggttcttgctagttttaggactttatttcattatttcttgttagcttttgtttcttattttcactcttcaccatgaattctcactttggctatgagtttggttccaactatgttgtaggtaatgagagcttcaatgaggatgtgtatcaaggatggggtAATCAAAGGtggggaggagccatatgcatatgatcaatcctcttggcaacaacctccaccaatgcactatgaacaagagccattctatgatgaatatcaatccaatggctatggtgaatctccttgtgacttttaagaaccaccaccatatgcctatgagccatatcctcaacataaccctcaatcatactcacaagccccttcttaccaaccaccttcatatgatcctaatccatatccaccattacaacaaccatatgagccatatgagctaccaccattccaacatcaacgtTTTCAAGAGTCACTCCCTCCATGCTactaccaagatgaaccacctccaatgtatgaaaattttcaaccacaagatgaactctacttcccaccacaacctcccatggaagaatattcatgtccttctatccaagagccatatgaccctactcatgatatccaagaggaacaagagtcaagggatcgtctcaaggaaacattggatcaatttcaagtaaCCATGGAgcatgttgtgcaacaagtggaaattATTGAACCatcacaactctaccaagaagaaccaccttcctactatgagtcCTTTccccaaaatgatgaacccttccatccaccccaacctccaatggatgacatccttgatgttcttgttcaaggacaagaggagatgaaaagggatgtggaACAATTCACGGCCAccttggatgaggtggtaaaccggttagcatcccaatgcttgaacactcaaggaactcccatggctacatgtggagaaacaaatgaagagcataacatgaaggagagattggtggagaatgaggggtgttgctttgtattggaacaattggaggaagctataattgttgaagaagaggaagaagtggttgaagacttaggagatgcggaacctccttgggaatctagaattgaagaaaacccctccaagatgattgaatttgatgctaaggaggaatgtgcacaacctccaaggcatatcccttatgaagacttggatgggatagagcaagaattgagttcccttggaattgaagatcaagcatcaagtcttagtggtaaagaatcctttgagcatgaagaaccttctcccgatgagACGGAAAgtaatgtggaggtaaatttctctCACCCTCCTATTTATGaattgagtaagggaaaaggcttagataaaattgttgaacaaaggattgagattaagagatcttgtgaggaggtggagatccttagaaaaaggaggatgggaattgaatacgctttgtcaagatccttggacgcttctttacctaggttgccatctactccttcatttgggtgggtgaaattcatttctattagctttattatcccacttgaatatggtttgcttgaaatggatggccaacttagggagctttgtgggatgaagcgtaaaagaaaaatgttgtgtggttggcattgcaaatcaaggctcattatggttgatgcttcaaacatgagatataaaggttggagtagtgctcaactaGAGGtttctaggaggattgttggccactttattgagaattcaccttactcaccacccggttggactaataatgatgatcaacttcaagacgggtgtgaaaataaagtgtgggatcccggatcacaagacgaggatcaactttgggagccccaagcttgtgaagaactccatcaacacttggtgcaacaaataagaaatcttggggtacaatggagaaccaagcattggtgggagttccaagatgaattcaagcacaagccaccttgagaggagctccccataagtccaacttaaggacaataaacaaaagtgctaggtgggagacaccatactatggtaacttcttttcattttctctttttgtacatagtggtaattagtttaaattcatgtttttggttgatttgttgagtataattggtagtttagtatgttaaataaggttttatggtgttttggtagctgtttggaggtttggaatgcttggattggtgcaaaaacatagaaatttttttgaaaaaatagagcaccatccgtGCGTACGCGCACTGCGCGCATACGCGTGCATTAGGTATTTTCGCCTACCCGCACGCatgtgccatgtacgcgtacgcatggattgagaaatttcacctccaagccaaaaacccgagagttgtgcaaaCGTTGTGCGCGCATtatgcctttggcacaaaacaaCTCGCACGTACGcatcactctcgaaataagcaatctgcgcgcacgcgccatgtacgcgtacgcgtcgcatccaTTACACCATCATCCGCGCGCGGGCGCAATGCGCGCATACGcgcggatgtccttccttcaacacatctcttttcttctcctctttccatttcttcccttcttctacccctcatccaacactcctaaacaccattgataaccatttattttagttaactaattagttagttagttagttgattagttagttttagttagttttcatttcattttctctttttcatagtAAGTGTTGGgttgttattcttgtttaccattaattgctgctgagtattaaaaaagggatgttatcttaacatcattatgtttataatctttgttggattctattgttgaggttatattttgctacttgattttgagtttttcatgcttaccttttaagaataccaagtgatgggaattgccttcgagcttgtaaatCTTCTTGAATTGCATAATTTGGCCAACATGTAATTTCAATCCTTTTtcttgattaggcaatctcttgatggatgttgtgcatttacttcaatgcattgtattccatgatcatatgcatccatatgcttttagcttgaatgctctcatgcttccttaatgcttgttttaccttacaagcttacttaaagcatctcaagcatactagaatgagtaaagtacatgcttctttagtgacatagcttttatactaatgtgtgttctaaaccgtgcgcaatttagaattcacacacttatttgtcattaatgtcacactaactcactcactcaattctagtgattagtacctcattccaacaatgtattcttccttgcttttgttttctcatcttatggtgttatatttttgttttcatgaatgatgcaccgcaagcaaaaatggaagcggaagaaagaataCGCAGCAATtgattgacctaccagctgaaggtggcaatccggagagtcgtcattcccccttgctcatctttgagtgcaccgaggacggtgcaaactttaagtgtggggaggtcgtccgaccggtcggcgattttgggtgacaagtttctaatctcaacacttttgcatgtcattttttaggtcttttaggatttttatttcattttcttatttttgcatatatatacacaataagcttagtcaaaataatgagattttc includes:
- the LOC107606934 gene encoding uncharacterized protein LOC107606934, translating into MEIDEDEKEEEVAKEEEEQLKAKEPKRKNNLEEQIPIPFPTVAKKAKKHEELDPNIVQIFKNVEVTIPLFDAIHQVSKYAKFLKDVCTHKEKIGGLGTNLLGNSISSVMDDFPEKYSDLSPCLVSCMIGDIQLKDYVCDLGLCVSIMPLSIYEKLNFAPLRRSRARFVLADKSIISVVGIVENVLVRIQDLTFSVDFHILETPPIDLDRSSSILLGRPF